The Cyclopterus lumpus isolate fCycLum1 chromosome 6, fCycLum1.pri, whole genome shotgun sequence genome contains a region encoding:
- the rhcgb gene encoding ammonium transporter Rh type C-like 2, whose protein sequence is MGCVQSFRELCDRPKNTNVRISLPAVCIVWQTAMIILFGVFIRYNEESDTHWIEQRKAKNISSDVENDFYYRYPSFQDVHVMIFVGFGFLMTFLKRYSFGAVGYNFLIASFGLQWALLMQGWFHSLDYSDGKIKIGIENMINADFCVAGCLIAYGAVLGKVSAVQLLVMTLFGITLFAVEEYIILDLIHARDAGGSMVIHTFGAYYGLSISWMLYRPNLNQSDRLQGSVYHSDVFAMIGTLFLWMFWPSFNSAVTDHGDGQHRAALNTYLALASTVLTTVAISSLFQKHGKLDMVHIQNSTLAGGVAVGTAAEFMLMPYGSLIVGFCCGIISTLGYVYLTPFMEKHLKIQDTCGIHNLHAMPGVIGGIVGAITAATATESVYGVEGLRNTFDFDGDFKDTVPTRQGGLQAAALCVAICFGVGGGILVGCILRLPIWGDPADDNCFDDEPYWELPDEEEAIPPILQYNNHMRNKDIVESNFSVEQT, encoded by the exons ATGGGCTGTGTTCAAAGCTTCAGGGAATTGTGCGACCGTCCAAAAAATACTAATGTTCGTATCAGTCTCCCGGCAGTTTGCATCGTGTGGCAGACGGCCATGATCATCTTGTTTGGGGTTTTTATTCGCTACAATGAAGAATCGGATACACACTGGATAGAGCagagaaaagcaaaaaatataTCAAGTGACGTAGAGAACGACTTCTACTACAGATATCCAA GTTTCCAGGATGTCCATGTGATGATCTTTGTTGGATTTGGCTTCCTGATGACATTCCTTAAGCGCTACAGCTTCGGCGCGGTTGGTTACAACTTCCTCATCGCATCCTTCGGCCTCCAATGGGCGCTGCTGATGCAAGGCTGGTTTCACTCCTTGGACTACAGCGATGGAAAGATCAAAATTGGAATTGAAAA CATGATCAACGCTGACTTCTGTGTGGCGGGCTGCTTAATAGCCTACGGGGCGGTGCTCGGTAAAGTCAGTGCAGTCCAGCTGCTGGTTATGACCCTCTTTGGGATCACATTGTTTGCTGTGGAGGAATATATTATCCTAGATCTCATACAT GCCCGAGATGCTGGAGGCTCCATGGTGATCCACACATTCGGAGCTTACTATGGTCTCTCCATCTCGTGGATGCTCTATCGGCCAAACCTGAACCAGAGCGATCGTCTGCAGGGCTCCGTCTATCACTCAGATGTCTTTGCCATGATTG GCACCCTCTTCCTGTGGATGTTCTGGCCCAGCTTCAACTCAGCCGTCACAGACCACGGGGACGGGCAGCACAGAGCAGCCCTGAACACCTACCTGGCTTTGGCCTCTACCGTGCTCACTACTGTGGCCATCTCCAGCCTCTTCCAGAAGCACGGAAAACTAGACATG GTCCACATCCAGAACTCCACTCTTGCTGGAGGCGTTGCCGTAGGAACTGCAGCAGAGTTCATGCTGATGCCTTATGGGTCTCTGATCGTAGGATTCTGCTGTGGCATCATCTCCACGCTGGGATATGTCTACCTCACG CCTTTCATGGAGAAGCACCTGAAGATCCAGGACACGTGTGGCATCCATAACCTGCATGCCATGCCAGGCGTCATTGGTGGCATTGTGGGAGCCATTACTGCCGCGACTGCAACAGAGTCTGTTTATGGTGTTGAGGG gCTTAGGAACACCTTTGACTTTGACGGTGATTTCAAAGACACGGTACCCACACGACAGGGTGGTTTACAGGCTGCAGCCCTCTGTGTGGCCATCTGCTTTGGTGTGGGTGGAGGTATCCTTGTCG GTTGTATTTTAAGATTACCTATATGGGGAGATCCTGCAGATGACAATTGTTTTGATGATGAGCCCTACTGGGAG CTCCCTGATGAGGAAGAGGCCATCCCACCAATCCTTCAGTACAACAACCATATGCGGAACAAAGATAT
- the gdpgp1 gene encoding GDP-D-glucose phosphorylase 1 isoform X1 encodes MPLQFVYCNQDFVADVHRCSGNRLGSPATKFDTTVQAGWTDRMNRGLFRYHLGDLQTRILPGPHGFVAQLNIERGIERRKPQEILSIQQEFNVKQFNFNKVNPEEIIAEMIKVVEGGNEKRELHELCRMVVLVNVSPLEFGHCLLVPDPSSCFPQVMTSFAIQAGVESVLLSSDPGFRVGFNSLGAFASVNHLHLHGYYLDHELKIESMPVKPLVPEKGFYRLLGFPAGFLFYTESERVEKVAEAICQVTDFLVDRNIAHNLFVTRGCPPCDRPQNGKDHCSRKGVRIAVWPRTACFGAKDESAFNVALCELAGHLPFKNRKDYELTSEKGVMDIIQKYLLPDSEFHTLEQHLTRHLMDLSPLDFNAFSNPVLIN; translated from the coding sequence ATGCCGCTCCAGTTTGTGTATTGCAACCAGGACTTTGTCGCAGATGTGCATCGGTGCAGTGGGAACAGACTTGGATCACCGGCAACAAAGTTTGACACGACCGTCCAAGCCGGCTGGACGGACAGGATGAACAGGGGCCTCTTCCGCTACCATCTGGGTGATTTACAAACACGAATCCTGCCGGGCCCGCATGGCTTTGTGGCCCAGCTGAATATTGAAAGGGGAATAGAGAGGAGAAAGCCTCAGGAGATACTTAGCATTCAGCAGGAGTTCAATGTCAAGCAGTTTAATTTTAACAAAGTCAATCCAGAAGAAATCATAGCTGAAATGATAAAGGTGGTTgagggaggaaatgaaaagagagagtTGCATGAACTCTGCAGGATGGTTGTGCTGGTCAATGTCAGCCCTTTGGAGTTTGGCCATTGTCTCCTTGTTCCAGATCCGTCCAGCTGTTTCCCACAGGTCATGACAAGTTTCGCCATCCAAGCTGGTGTTGAATCTGTGCTCCTGAGCTCCGATCCTGGTTTCCGTGTGGGGTTCAATAGTCTGGGAGCATTTGCGTCTGTCAATCATTTACACCTCCATGGGTATTACCTGGATCATGAGCTCAAGATAGAATCGATGCCAGTCAAGCCTCTGGTTCCTGAAAAGGGCTTTTATCGCTTGTTGGGCTTTCCTGCAggctttttgttttacacagaATCCGAGAGGGTGGAGAAAGTTGCCGAAGCCATCTGTCAAGTCACAGACTTTCTTGTCGACCGCAATATTGCACACAATCTGTTCGTGACGAGGGGATGCCCGCCTTGTGATCGCCCACAGAACGGAAAAGATCACTGCTCAAGGAAAGGTGTTCGTATCGCTGTCTGGCCGAGAACAGCGTGCTTCGGTGCCAAAGATGAATCTGCCTTCAATGTGGCTCTCTGTGAGCTCGCTGGACATTTACCATTTAAGAACAGGAAGGACTACGAGTTAACTTCTGAGAAAGGTGTAATGGATATCATCCAGAAATATCTTCTGCCCGATTCAGAGTTTCACACGTTGGAACAGCATCTTACTCGTCATTTGATGGATTTATCGCCTTTGGACTTTAACGCCTTTTCAAATCCTGTTTTAATCAACTAG
- the gdpgp1 gene encoding GDP-D-glucose phosphorylase 1 isoform X2 has protein sequence MPLQFVYCNQDFVADVHRCSGNRLGSPATKFDTTVQAGWTDRMNRGLFRYHLDPSSCFPQVMTSFAIQAGVESVLLSSDPGFRVGFNSLGAFASVNHLHLHGYYLDHELKIESMPVKPLVPEKGFYRLLGFPAGFLFYTESERVEKVAEAICQVTDFLVDRNIAHNLFVTRGCPPCDRPQNGKDHCSRKGVRIAVWPRTACFGAKDESAFNVALCELAGHLPFKNRKDYELTSEKGVMDIIQKYLLPDSEFHTLEQHLTRHLMDLSPLDFNAFSNPVLIN, from the exons ATGCCGCTCCAGTTTGTGTATTGCAACCAGGACTTTGTCGCAGATGTGCATCGGTGCAGTGGGAACAGACTTGGATCACCGGCAACAAAGTTTGACACGACCGTCCAAGCCGGCTGGACGGACAGGATGAACAGGGGCCTCTTCCGCTACCATCTGG ATCCGTCCAGCTGTTTCCCACAGGTCATGACAAGTTTCGCCATCCAAGCTGGTGTTGAATCTGTGCTCCTGAGCTCCGATCCTGGTTTCCGTGTGGGGTTCAATAGTCTGGGAGCATTTGCGTCTGTCAATCATTTACACCTCCATGGGTATTACCTGGATCATGAGCTCAAGATAGAATCGATGCCAGTCAAGCCTCTGGTTCCTGAAAAGGGCTTTTATCGCTTGTTGGGCTTTCCTGCAggctttttgttttacacagaATCCGAGAGGGTGGAGAAAGTTGCCGAAGCCATCTGTCAAGTCACAGACTTTCTTGTCGACCGCAATATTGCACACAATCTGTTCGTGACGAGGGGATGCCCGCCTTGTGATCGCCCACAGAACGGAAAAGATCACTGCTCAAGGAAAGGTGTTCGTATCGCTGTCTGGCCGAGAACAGCGTGCTTCGGTGCCAAAGATGAATCTGCCTTCAATGTGGCTCTCTGTGAGCTCGCTGGACATTTACCATTTAAGAACAGGAAGGACTACGAGTTAACTTCTGAGAAAGGTGTAATGGATATCATCCAGAAATATCTTCTGCCCGATTCAGAGTTTCACACGTTGGAACAGCATCTTACTCGTCATTTGATGGATTTATCGCCTTTGGACTTTAACGCCTTTTCAAATCCTGTTTTAATCAACTAG
- the LOC117732900 gene encoding titin-like — protein MEASNNKAGTQAEDKAHTLNINMTLNTDEDLTAEDSQSPLTVIVQGQPAISAENGDSNREVQPGPVTDKENAIKPKLQITFATFTVKNDEDLKVEIPVVGHPAPKIEWKRDGQAVKETSRLEVSNKLSLTGLHIRHAAREHCGQYSITASNSAGKHTGDITVVVLEKPDQPTGPVRVDEISSDYVVISWEPPEYTGGCQLDNYIVEKRETLSTEWQTVSATTVRTTIKVTRLKTGNEYQFRVFAENRYGKSTAITSPIVIAQYPFNVPTAPGTPFVSTVAKYSMVVEWAPLENDGGSPVIGYHLERKEKNSILWTKLNKLVIPDTRLKTSGLEEGIEYEFRVFAENIAGLSPSSKISECYVARDPCDPPGKPEAVVITRENITLQWAKPRYDGGSTITGYIVEKRERPDGRWMKANFTNVIENQFTVTGLTGGQSYEFRVTAKNGAGVWSTPSESVTIVAQDVIEVPTAFIDPKYKSTTVVKAGETFVIDADYLGKPLPAVTWLKNGKEIDKATQRTEVKNTLTHTTLTVRDCTRADGGHFVLSLSNMGGTTSITVIVKVLDRPGPPDGPLKVKVVSAEKCSLHWNLPLNDGGASVSHYIIEKRETSRVTWTGVEPHVEAVTYKVTKLVPGKEYIFRIAAVNKFGVGEFLESDPFIAQNPFTTPSAPSTPAASAVTGDSMVLSWERPETDGGSEIDGYILEKCDKEGVRWTKCNKRRLNDLRFRCTALAEGHYYQFRVLAENAAGVGPPSEPSEFLKVCEATYPPAPPTNPKVTDYSSSTVSLTWSKPIYDGGAAIRGFIVEMKEAAEDEWIACTPSTGVEHTNYTVKRLRENAKYNFRIRALNAAGVGEYAELPGCVVATEKLEAPEIELDTTLRKMVSVRACSALRLLVTIRGRPEPEVRWSKEGGTVSERAQIEITSSYTELLIENVNRNDTGKYVLTAENCSGSKSAFINVRVLDSPTAPTNLEVKDAKRHSVLISWEAPLIDGGAKISHYIVEKREEARKAFTSVCSNCVRNSCKIDNLQEGSFYYFRVLAVNEFGTGLPAETTEAVKLSEAPVPPGKITLSDVAFNSARLSWEKPEHDGGSKITCYIVEMQAKGDDTWTMCSESKALEASINGLAKGKEYFFRVSAVNEKGKSEPKSLLAPVTLKDTSAEPIINLLSNTFSVKAGNDLKIDVPFKGVPTPTLAWKKEGNLLKETSRVNVNTSDTSSQIVIKDATRIDAGMYEVTLTNSTGTTSAEIFVTVFEKPGPPSDLSVDEVSADFMSLSWQPSHYTGGCQISNYVVEKRDTGSTMWQTVSATVARTSIKISRLTQGTEYQFRVAAENRYGKSHFVESDPVVAQYPFKPPEPPTNLRIVSASKSVMVVAWSKPDSDGGSPIIGYHIECKDQSSILWSKLNRNPVTENQFKVTTVEEGLIYEFRVRAENMAGVGPCSKASEPGAARDQCDPPHNLTVTNITNSSVSLTWDKPEYDGGAKITGYIVEHKELPNSCWLKCNFTNLLDTFLEVTGLSEGEQYDFRVIAKNAAELFSGPSETTGPVTVQHDVKPPKIILEDKFRQVVVVKAGDLLRIDADISGRPNPTVFWLKNGRNIVTKGRVEITATKVHTSLLIRESVRKDSGQYILTLQSAGGTTSKPIICKVLDRPGPPAGPLEVSGLSAEKCTLSWDPPHETGGAEIIHYIVEKCETSRVAWTLVYGEMVATTCKITKLLKGNEYLFRVRAVNKYGEGETLESEPNKAMDPFTIPSAPTDVEVTSATVEAMTICWKRPASDGDSRISGYIIEKREKQGVRWVRVNKKPVYDLRVKASGLHEGCKYEFRVFAENAAGLSEPSLPCPLTLADDPKFLASPPAKPTIIDSSRSSITLSWNKPLFDGGAAVTGYKVEFRKSAEDNWTQVGVPNTDKTEFTVTGLTSGTEYVFIVRSINKMGISEPSPETDPEVTMERVEEPRFDISTDIRKTLLVKDGSSFTLTVPFTGKPVPNVAWDKSDVDLRVRGMINTSSFLTSITLEGATRDDSGKYVVKLQNVAGSASLMLNVRVLDSPGPPNHVAVKDVTKNSATVTWDIPENEGGASVQNYLVDIRDISRKGWTKLTDKCHRLSYKVSDLEEGGVYFFRVTGENEYGIGVSAETKEGTKMTDTTDWETNPGA, from the exons ATGGAAGCCAGCAACAACAAA GCGGGAACACAAGCAGAAGATAAAGCTCACactctaaatataaatatgacacTGAATACTGATGAAGATCTCACAGCAGAGGATTCCCAGTCACCCCTCACAGTCATTGTCCAAG GTCAGCCTGCCATTTCTGCAGAGAATGGAGATTCCAACCGTGAGGTCCAACCGGGCCCGGTTACAGATAAGGAAAATGCTATTAAGCCAAAACTCCAGATAACCTTTGCCACATTTACTGTCAAGAATGATGAAGATCTGAAAGTAGAGATCCCAGTGGTTGGGCACCCAGCACCAAAGATTGAATGGAAAAGAGATGGTCAGGCAGTCAAAGAGACATCAAGGCTAGAGGTTTCAAATAAATTATCGTTAACAGGTCTTCATATCAGACATGCGGCGAGGGAGCACTGTGGTCAATACTCTATCACAGCAAGCAACAGTGCTGGAAAACATACAGGAGACATCACTGTAGTTGTTCTTGAAAAGCCAGACCAACCCACAGGGCCCGTGAGAGTTGATGAGATCAGTTCGGACTATGTTGTCATTTCCTGGGAGCCTCCAGAATACACAGGAGGATGTCAGCTGGACAACTACATAGTGGAGAAACGGGAAACTCTAAGCACAGAATGGCAGACTGTGTCAGCAACGACAGTAAGAACCACAATCAAAGTCACTAGACTGAAGACAGGAAATGAATACCAATTCAGAGTGTTTGCCGAAAATAGGTATGGAAAAAGTACTGCAATCACTTCTCCTATTGTAATTGCACAATATCCTTTTAATGTGCCCACTGCTCCTGGCACCCCGTTTGTGTCCACAGTGGCAAAGTACAGCATGGTGGTTGAATGGGCGCCTCTAGAAAATGATGGAGGCAGCCCCGTCATCGGCTATCACCTTGAACGCAAAGAGAAGAACAGCATTTTATGGACCAAGCTGAACAAACTTGTTATACCTGACACTCGCTTAAAAACAAGTGGACTGGAGGAAGGGATTGAGTATGAATTCAGAGTATTTGCTGAGAATATTGCTGGACTCAGCCCATCAAGCAAGATATCTGAATGCTATGTGGCAAGAGACCCCTGTGATCCACCTGGTAAACCTGAAGCTGTTGTCATTACGAGAGAGAACATCACACTTCAGTGGGCCAAACCCAGGTATGATGGTGGAAGCACCATTACGGGCTACATTGTTGAAAAGAGGGAGCGCCCAGATGGAAGATGGATGAAGGCTAACTTCACCAATGTTATTGAGAATCAGTTCACAGTCACGGGTCTGACAGGAGGGCAAAGTTATGAGTTTAGAGTAACTGCTAAGAATGGTGCTGGCGTTTGGAGTACACCTTCAGAAAGTGTAACCATCGTCGCACAGGATGTTATTGAAGTACCCACAGCGTTCATTGATCCTAAGTACAAGAGTACAACTGTTGTTAAAGCTGGTGAGACATTCGTCATTGATGCTGATTACTTGGGGAAGCCCCTCCCTGCAGTTACGTGGTTAAAGAATGGAAAAGAAATTGACAAAGCAACACAGAGAACAGAGGTTAAAAACACCCTCACTCATACAACTCTGACAGTCAGGGACTGTACACGAGCGGATGGGGGACACTTTGTATTGAGCCTCAGCAACATGGGTGGAACTACATCTATCACTGTTATTGTAAAGGTCCTGGATAGACCTGGTCCTCCAGATGGACCTCTAAAGGTGAAAGTTGTCAGTGCAGAGAAGTGTAGTCTTCACTGGAACCTCCCTTTAAATGATGGTGGTGCCAGTGTTTCCCACTACATCATTGAAAAAAGGGAGACCAGCCGTGTTACATGGACAGGGGTTGAGCCTCACGTTGAAGCTGTCACTTACAAAGTGACAAAACTAGTGCCCGGTAAAGAGTATATATTCAGAATTGCTGCTGTGAACAAATTTGGTGTTGGCGAGTTTCTGGAATCAGACCCCTTCATTGCACAAAACCCCTTTACAACACCTAGCGCACCTTCTACCCCTGCAGCCAGTGCTGTGACTGGTGACTCTATGGTGCTATCATGGGAAAGGCCTGAGACAGACGGAGGCTCGGAGATTGATGGCTACATCCTTGAGAAATGTGACAAAGAGGGTGTCAGGTGGACTAAATGCAACAAGAGAAGACTAAATGACCTGCGCTTTCGATGTACAGCACTTGCGGAGGGACATTACTATCAGTTTAGAGTATTAGCAGAGAATGCTGCTGGTGTTGGTCCACCCAGTGAGCCAAGTGAGTTTTTGAAAGTATGTGAAGCTACTTACCCCCCTGCACCCCCTACCAACCCCAAAGTGACAGATTATTCCAGCAGTACTGTGTCTCTGACCTGGTCAAAACCCATCTATGATGGTGGAGCAGCCATCCGTGGATTTATCGTTGAGATGAAAGAGGCAGCAGAAGATGAGTGGATCGCCTGTACGCCAAGCACAGGTGTAGAGCACACAAACTACACTGTAAAGAGACTGAGAGAAAATGCAAAGTACAATTTCCGTATACGTGCGCTGAATGCCGCTGGAGTTGGGGAGTATGCGGAACTACCTGGCTGTGTGGTAGCTACTGAGAAATTGGAGGCACCTGAGATTGAGTTGGACACTACCTTGAGGAAAATGGTCAGCGTTCGAGCCTGTTCTGCATTACGTCTCCTTGTTACCATCAGGGGAAGGCCAGAGCCTGAAGTTAGATGGTCAAAGGAAGGCGGCACAGTCAGTGAGCGCGCTCAAATTGAGATCACAAGCTCCTACACAGAGTTATTGATTGAGAATGTCAACAGAAATGACACAGGAAAATATGTGTTGACTGCCGAGAACTGCAGTGGCTCTAAATCTGCATTCATCAATGTCAGAGTGTTGGACTCTCCTACCGCACCAACAAACTTGGAGGTAAAGGATGCAAAGAGGCACTCTGTGCTAATCTCCTGGGAGGCACCTCTCATTGATGGAGGAGCAAAAATTTCGCACTACATCGTAGAAAAGCGAGAAGAGGCCAGGAAGGCATTCACGAGCGTCTGCAGCAACTGTGTGAGAAACTCATGCAAGATTGACAACCTCCAGGAAGGGAGCTTCTATTATTTCCGCGTTCTGGCTGTGAATGAGTTTGGAACTGGACTGCCAGCAGAGACCACTGAGGCTGTTAAGTTGTCTGAGGCTCCTGTGCCTCCTGGAAAGATCACACTCAGTGATGTTGCATTCAATAGTGCAAGACTCTCTTGGGAGAAGCCTGAACATGATGGAGGAAGCAAAATCACATGCTATATTGTAGAGATGCAGGCTAAGGGAGATGACACATGGACAATGTGTTCAGAGAGTAAAGCGCTGGAAGCTTCTATTAATGGGCTGGCAAAAGGAAAGGAGTATTTCTTTAGAGTGAGTGCTGTgaatgaaaagggaaaaagtGAACCAAAGTCCCTTTTGGCACCTGTGACACTAAAGGATACCAGTGCTGAGCCCATTATTAATTTGCTGTCCAATACATTCAGTGTGAAGGCAGGAAATGATTTAAAGATTGATGTTCCATTCAAGGGTGTACCCACACCAACATTAGCCTGGAAGAAAGAGGGCAACTTGCTGAAAGAGACAAGCAGAGTGAATGTGAACACATCTGACACATCATCTCAGATTGTTATCAAAGATGCAACTAGAATAGACGCTGGAATGTATGAGGTGACCCTAACCAACTCGACTGGAACCACATCCGCTGAAATCTTTGTCACTGTTTTTGAAAAACCTGGACCACCCAGTGACCTCAGTGTGGATGAAGTGAGTGCTGACTTCATGTCTTTGTCGTGGCAGCCATCACATTACACCGGCGGATGTCAAATCAGTAATTACGTTGTTGAGAAGAGAGATACAGGCAGCACAATGTGGCAGACTGTGTCAGCGACAGTTGCCAGAACATCAATCAAGATTTCTCGTTTGACACAGGGCACTGAATATCAGTTTCGTGTTGCTGCGGAGAATCGCTATGGCAAAAGCCACTTTGTTGAGTCTGACCCTGTTGTTGCCCAGTATCCATTCAAGCCCCCTGAGCCACCAACAAATCTCCGTATTGTTAGTGCCTCAAAGTCCGTCATGGTGGTTGCGTGGAGCAAGCCAGACAGTGATGGTGGTAGCCCTATCATTGGTTATCATATTGAATGCAAAGATCAAAGCAGTATTTTGTGGTCAAAGTTAAACAGAAACCCAGTGACTGAGAACCAGTTCAAGGTAACAACTGTTGAAGAAGGTCTGATATATGAGTTCCGGGTCCGTGCTGAGAATATGGCTGGTGTTGGGCCATGCAGTAAGGCATCTGAGCCTGGAGCAGCAAGAGACCAGTGTGATCCCCCACACAACCTCACAGTCACCAATATAACTAACAGCTCAGTTTCCCTCACTTGGGACAAACCAGAGTATGATGGTGGAGCTAAAATTACTGGGTATATTGTTGAGCATAAAGAGCTGCCAAATAGTTGTTGGCTTAAGTGCAACTTTACCAACTTACTGGACACCTTCTTGGAAGTGACTGGCCTCTCAGAAGGTGAACAGTATGATTTTCGAGTGATTGCAAAGAATGCAGCTGAGCTCTTCAGTGGGCCGTCTGAAACCACAGGACCTGTTACAGTACAGCATGATGTGAAACCACCCAAAATTATCTTGGAGGACAAATTTAGACAGGTGGTGGTTGTCAAAGCAGGAGACCTCCTAAGAATAGATGCTGACATCTCTGGCCGCCCCAACCCGACAGTGTTTTGGTTGAAAAATGGTAGAAATATTGTCACCAAAGGACGGGTTGAGATAACCGCAACAAAGGTGCATACCTCTCTACTTATCAGAGAAAGTGTTAGGAAAGACTCCGGACAGTATATTCTGACCCTACAAAGTGCAGGTGGCACCACATCTAAGCCTATCATCTGCAAGGTTCTGGACAGACCCGGCCCACCTGCTGGACCTCTCGAGGTGTCTGGACTTTCAGCAGAGAAATGCACCCTTTCGTGGGACCCCCCGCATGAGACTGGCGGTGCTGAGATCATCCACTACATTGTAGAGAAGTGTGAAACCAGCCGTGTAGCGTGGACCCTTGTGTATGGTGAAATGGTGGCAACTACCTGCAAAATAACCAAGCTACTCAAAGGAAATGAATACCTGTTTAGGGTGAGAGCAGTGAACAAATATGGGGAAGGTGAGACTTTGGAAAGTGAGCCCAACAAAGCCATGGATCCATTCACTATCCCATCTGCTCCCACTGATGTTGAGGTCACGAGTGCAACCGTCGAGGCTATGACTATCTGCTGGAAGAGACCTGCCTCTGATGGCGATAGCCGCATCAGCGGTTACATCATCGAGAAGCGGGAGAAGCAGGGTGTCCGTTGGGTTCGTGTTAACAAGAAGCCTGTCTATGACCTACGAGTCAAAGCCTCCGGCCTGCACGAGGGATGCAAGTATGAATTCAGAGTCTTTGCTGAGAATGCTGCGGGTCTAAGTGAACCCAGTCTCCCATGCCCACTCACTTTGGCAGACGATCCAAAGTTTCTAGCCTCCCCGCCCGCAAAACCCACCATAATTGATTCATCCAGGTCTTCCATCACTCTGTCATGGAACAAGCCACTGTTTGATGGTGGAGCAGCAGTAACAGGTTACAAAGTTGAATTCAGAAAATCAGCAGAAGACAACTGGACTCAAGTTGGGGTTCCCAACACAGataaaacagagtttacagtAACGGGACTCACATCAGGGACggaatatgtttttattgtcagaTCCATAAACAAGATGGGCATCAGCGAACCCAGTCCTGAAACAGATCCTGAAGTGACCATGGAGAGAGTAGAGGAGCCCAGGTTTGATATTAGCACAGATATTAGGAAGACCCTGCTCGTTAAAGATGGCAGCTCCTTCACTTTGACTGTGCCTTTCACAGGCAAGCCTGTCCCTAATGTGGCATGGGACAAATCAGATGTAGATCTGAGAGTCAGAGGAATGATCAACACCAGCAGCTTCCTCACCTCTATCACACTAGAAGGAGCAACACGCGATGACTCTGGCAAATATGTCGTCAAACTGCAAAACGTTGCTGGATCTGCTTCTTTGATGCTGAATGTGAGGGTTTTGGATTCACCTGGTCCACCAAATCATGTAGCAGTTAAAGATGTGACCAAGAACTCTGCCACTGTTACCTGGGACATCCCTGAAAATGAGGGAGGCGCCTCTGTCCAGAACTACCTTGTAGATATACGGGACATTAGCAGAAAAGGGTGGACAAAACTCACAGACAAATGCCACCGGCTGTCCTACAAGGTGTCGGacctggaggagggaggggtctACTTCTTCAGAGTCACCGGTGAAAACGAGTACGGGATTGGTGTTTCAGCTGAGACCAAGGAGGGAACGAAAATGACAG aTACAACAGATTGGGAGACAAATCCAGGAGCTTAG
- the LOC117732127 gene encoding calcium and integrin-binding protein 1-like → MGTTASQLGKDLLSEYQELTFLTKQEILLAHKRFTELLTKDEKDLPNTRVPVERILTLPELKSNPFRKRICHVFSTSEYKDGSLTFEDFLDLLSAFSDSATMEIKSHYAFRIFDFDDDGTLDCGDLEKLVNCLTGETDDTRLTTEEMRQLISNILEESDIDKDGTVNLSEFQHVISRSPDFVSSFKIVL, encoded by the exons ATGGGGACTACGGCAAGTCAACTTGGGAAGGATTTGCTCTCAGAATATCAA GAGCTGACATTCTTGACAAAACAAGAAATTCTTCT tgCTCACAAGAGATTCACTGAACTGCTCACAAAAGATGAGAAAGACCTTCCAAATACCAGAGTACCAGTGGAGAGGATCCTCACTCTGCCAGAGCTCAAG TCCAACCCTTTCAGGAAAAGAATCTGCCATGTTTTCTCAACATCTGAATACAAAGACGGAAGCCTCACATTTGAGGACTTTCTGGATCTCTTGAGTGCCTTCAGCGACTCTGCCACTATGGAAATCAAATCCCACTATGCCTTCCGTATATTTG ACTTTGATGATGATGGAACTCTTGACTGTGGTGATCTGGAGAAGCTAGTCAACTGCCTGACTGGCGAGACAGACGACACGAGGCTCACCACGGAGGAAATGAGACAGCTCATCAGCAAT ATTCTTGAAGAGTCCGACATCGACAAGGATGGAACTGTGAACCTCTCAGAGTTTCAGCACGTCATTTCAAGGTCACCGGATTTTGTCAG TTCTTTTAAGATTGTGCTGTGA